The proteins below are encoded in one region of Pacificitalea manganoxidans:
- the ccoO gene encoding cytochrome-c oxidase, cbb3-type subunit II translates to MAKNPQNPDYDPADDPKVVTASEGLKTGAIPNELPPETQTITFHQRFERNATLLLVGALAVVSIGGVVEIAPLFWLENTIEEVEGMRPYSPLELAGRDIYVREGCYVCHSQMIRPMRDETERYGHYSLAAESMYDHPFQWGSKRTGPDLARVGGRYSDEWHVDHLKDPQSVVPESVMPKYAFLMDQPLSSADITDLVATHRLVGVPYTDDMVASASADFRVQVDPFGAYDEMLERYPGAQVRNFDGAPGISEMDALIAYLQMLGTLVDFSTFVPDASR, encoded by the coding sequence ATGGCCAAGAACCCCCAAAACCCCGATTACGATCCGGCCGATGACCCCAAGGTCGTCACCGCCAGCGAAGGTCTGAAAACAGGCGCTATTCCCAATGAATTGCCGCCCGAAACCCAGACCATCACCTTTCACCAGCGCTTCGAGCGGAACGCCACGCTGCTGCTTGTCGGCGCGCTCGCGGTGGTCAGCATCGGCGGGGTGGTGGAAATCGCGCCCCTGTTCTGGCTGGAAAACACCATCGAGGAGGTCGAAGGCATGCGGCCCTATTCGCCGCTCGAACTGGCCGGGCGCGACATCTATGTGCGCGAGGGGTGCTATGTGTGCCACAGCCAGATGATCCGCCCCATGCGCGACGAGACCGAGCGCTATGGCCATTACAGCCTTGCGGCGGAATCCATGTATGACCACCCGTTCCAATGGGGGTCGAAGCGGACCGGGCCGGATCTGGCGCGGGTCGGCGGGCGCTATTCGGACGAATGGCATGTCGATCATCTGAAAGACCCGCAATCGGTGGTCCCTGAAAGCGTGATGCCGAAATACGCCTTTCTGATGGACCAGCCGCTGAGCAGCGCGGATATCACCGATCTGGTCGCGACCCATCGCTTGGTCGGCGTGCCCTATACCGATGACATGGTCGCCAGCGCGAGCGCGGATTTCCGTGTGCAGGTCGATCCCTTCGGCGCCTATGACGAGATGCTGGAACGCTACCCCGGCGCGCAGGTGCGCAATTTCGACGGCGCGCCCGGCATCAGCGAAATGGATGCGCTGATCGCCTATCTTCAGATGCTCGGGACGCTTGTCGATTTTTCGACCTTCGTTCCCGATGCCAGCCGCTGA
- the ccoP gene encoding cytochrome-c oxidase, cbb3-type subunit III produces the protein MTDTRKIDPATNTETTGHSWDGIEELNTPLPRWWLWTFYATIVWGVIYTILYPAWPLVPGATAGLLGYSTRAEVAAEIERVALSNADLERRLTSVDLTALQDDEPLHRFAVQAGRSVFAANCSQCHGAGAGGVVASGYPNLLDDDWLWGGSIDDIAYTVRHGIRNEEDPDTRFSEMPPFDWMDRSEQDAIAHFVRSLSDLAHDPVAADTGAGLFADNCSSCHGEAGQGDRTLGAPNLADAIWLRGSSHEAILRQLGTPRMGVMPAWQARLGEADVRAVAAYVHGLGGGEATAADPSAPAPAPASTAAPAPAPAAADDPAR, from the coding sequence ATGACCGACACCCGCAAAATCGACCCCGCGACCAACACCGAAACCACCGGCCATAGCTGGGACGGGATCGAGGAGCTGAACACACCGTTGCCGCGCTGGTGGCTGTGGACGTTCTACGCGACGATTGTCTGGGGCGTGATCTATACGATCCTGTATCCCGCATGGCCGTTGGTACCCGGCGCGACGGCGGGGCTGCTGGGCTATTCGACCCGTGCCGAGGTCGCCGCCGAGATCGAGCGCGTGGCGCTGTCGAACGCCGATCTCGAACGCCGCCTGACCTCCGTCGATCTGACCGCGCTGCAAGACGACGAGCCGCTGCACCGCTTCGCCGTTCAGGCCGGGCGTTCGGTCTTTGCCGCCAATTGCTCCCAATGCCATGGGGCGGGGGCCGGGGGCGTCGTCGCGTCGGGCTATCCCAACCTGCTGGACGATGATTGGCTGTGGGGCGGGTCGATTGACGACATCGCCTATACCGTCCGCCACGGCATCCGCAACGAAGAAGACCCCGACACGCGGTTTTCGGAAATGCCGCCCTTTGACTGGATGGACCGCTCGGAACAGGACGCAATCGCCCATTTCGTGCGCAGCCTGTCGGATCTGGCGCATGACCCGGTCGCCGCTGATACCGGGGCGGGGCTGTTTGCTGACAACTGTAGCTCCTGCCACGGGGAGGCGGGGCAGGGCGACCGCACGCTGGGCGCGCCCAATCTGGCCGATGCGATCTGGCTGCGCGGCAGCAGCCACGAGGCGATCCTGCGCCAGCTTGGCACCCCGCGCATGGGCGTGATGCCCGCATGGCAGGCCCGGCTGGGGGAGGCCGATGTCCGCGCCGTGGCGGCCTATGTGCACGGGCTCGGCGGCGGCGAGGCGACAGCGGCGGACCCCTCCGCGCCTGCGCCCGCGCCTGCGTCCACGGCTGCGCCCGCGCCCGCCCCGGCAGCCGCAGACGACCCGGCCCGGTAA
- the ccoG gene encoding cytochrome c oxidase accessory protein CcoG, which yields MSQNPPALFAAREPIFPRRVSGTFRRLKWLILFVTLGIYYVTPWLRWDRGPNLPDQAVLVDLANRRFHFFWIEIWPHEFYFVAGLLIMAGLGLFLFTSALGRVWCGYACPQTVWSDLFMTVERWIEGDRNARIRLHKAPWDVRKWRLRLSKWALWLAIAVATGGAWVFYFADAPTLARDLITLDAAPVAYVTIGVLTATTFVFGGFMREQVCIYMCPWPRIQGAMMDPGTLTVGYRDWRGEPRGKGGVKRQQAAAEAIGRGDAVARYGVAVDKNAAGTRQARTGEALGDCIDCHACVAVCPMGIDIREGQQMECITCALCIDACDDVMARIGRPRGLIDYLALDDRPPTVPGDRAAVAGLAEAPAGHVAGATQPAWQPKPLWQHVFRPRTLVYTCAWAAIGVLLVVALFVRPEIDMTIAPVRNPTFVTLSDGSIRNAYDVRLRNKHGEARQFQLSLVADGDLRLMLEGGPGRSVEVPADATRLQRVYVIAPPQDPAATGQRSDLRFWVEDTVSGERAYGDTIFNGKDSADARHANAG from the coding sequence ATGTCCCAAAATCCCCCCGCCCTGTTCGCCGCGCGCGAACCGATCTTTCCGCGCCGGGTCAGCGGCACGTTTCGCAGGCTGAAATGGCTGATCTTGTTCGTGACGCTGGGCATCTACTACGTCACGCCGTGGCTACGCTGGGACCGGGGGCCGAACCTGCCCGATCAGGCGGTGTTGGTGGATCTGGCGAACCGGCGGTTCCACTTCTTCTGGATCGAGATCTGGCCCCATGAATTCTACTTCGTGGCGGGGCTGCTGATCATGGCCGGGCTGGGGCTGTTTCTGTTCACCTCGGCGCTGGGCCGGGTGTGGTGCGGATATGCCTGCCCGCAGACGGTCTGGTCCGATCTGTTCATGACCGTGGAACGCTGGATCGAAGGCGACCGCAATGCCCGCATCCGGCTGCACAAGGCCCCCTGGGACGTCCGCAAATGGCGCCTGCGGCTCAGCAAATGGGCCCTGTGGCTGGCGATCGCGGTGGCGACGGGTGGCGCGTGGGTGTTCTATTTCGCCGATGCGCCCACGCTGGCGCGCGATCTGATCACGCTCGACGCGGCGCCGGTGGCCTATGTCACCATCGGCGTGCTGACCGCCACGACCTTTGTCTTTGGCGGGTTCATGCGCGAACAGGTCTGTATCTACATGTGTCCGTGGCCACGCATTCAGGGCGCGATGATGGACCCCGGCACGCTGACCGTGGGCTACCGGGATTGGCGTGGCGAGCCGCGCGGCAAAGGCGGGGTGAAACGTCAGCAGGCGGCGGCGGAGGCCATTGGCCGGGGCGATGCGGTGGCCCGCTATGGCGTGGCGGTGGATAAGAACGCCGCCGGCACCCGGCAGGCCCGCACCGGCGAGGCGCTGGGCGATTGCATCGATTGCCACGCCTGTGTCGCCGTTTGTCCCATGGGCATCGACATCCGCGAAGGCCAGCAGATGGAATGCATCACCTGCGCGCTCTGCATCGATGCCTGCGATGACGTGATGGCCCGGATCGGGCGTCCGCGCGGCCTGATCGATTATCTTGCCCTCGACGACCGGCCCCCCACCGTGCCGGGCGACCGCGCCGCCGTGGCGGGGCTGGCCGAGGCCCCCGCAGGCCATGTCGCAGGCGCCACGCAACCGGCATGGCAGCCCAAGCCGCTGTGGCAGCACGTCTTTCGCCCGCGCACCTTGGTCTATACCTGCGCATGGGCGGCGATTGGCGTGCTGCTCGTGGTGGCGCTGTTCGTCCGCCCCGAGATCGACATGACCATCGCGCCGGTCCGCAACCCGACCTTTGTCACCCTCTCCGATGGCTCGATCCGCAACGCCTATGACGTCCGGCTTCGGAACAAACATGGCGAGGCCCGGCAGTTTCAGCTGTCGCTGGTGGCGGATGGCGATCTGCGCCTGATGCTGGAGGGCGGACCGGGCCGCAGCGTGGAGGTGCCCGCCGATGCGACCCGGCTCCAGCGGGTCTATGTCATCGCCCCGCCGCAAGACCCGGCAGCCACTGGGCAGCGCAGCGATCTGCGGTTCTGGGTCGAAGATACCGTCTCGGGCGAACGCGCCTATGGCGACACGATTTTCAATGGAAAGGATAGCGCCGATGCGCGTCATGCAAACGCAGGCTGA
- the fnrL gene encoding transcriptional regulator FnrL, translating into MTATTPILAAHGALASQNCQACPIRHRAVCAKCDDDELVRLERMKSYRTWQAGETIVMEGGALPFVGSVVKGSASLTRYLEDGRVQMVGLLMPSDFIGRPGRKTAPYKVTAITEVTLCMFDRSRFEALLESSMHVSSRLLEMSLDELDAARDWMLLLGRKTAREKVATFLALVFRRAPTSAAPLRCTLPLGRDTIATYLGLTIETVSRQVTGLRREGVIRLEGNGRTILCDDFPALLAQAGDDAFDDADDPFFR; encoded by the coding sequence ATGACAGCGACCACACCCATCCTTGCCGCGCATGGCGCGCTTGCCTCGCAGAATTGTCAGGCCTGTCCGATCCGCCATCGGGCGGTCTGTGCGAAATGCGACGATGACGAACTGGTCCGTCTTGAGCGGATGAAAAGCTATCGCACTTGGCAGGCCGGGGAGACCATCGTGATGGAGGGCGGCGCGCTGCCTTTCGTCGGGTCGGTGGTCAAGGGCTCGGCCTCCCTGACCCGCTATCTGGAGGATGGGCGGGTGCAGATGGTGGGACTGCTCATGCCCTCGGACTTCATCGGGCGACCGGGGCGCAAGACCGCCCCCTATAAGGTGACCGCCATCACCGAGGTGACGCTGTGCATGTTCGACCGCAGCCGGTTCGAGGCCTTGCTTGAAAGCTCCATGCATGTGTCATCGCGGCTGCTGGAGATGTCGCTCGACGAACTTGATGCCGCGCGGGACTGGATGCTGCTTCTGGGGCGCAAAACCGCGCGGGAGAAGGTCGCGACCTTTCTTGCGCTGGTCTTTCGCCGCGCGCCCACCTCCGCCGCGCCCTTGCGCTGCACCCTGCCTTTGGGGCGCGACACCATCGCCACCTATCTGGGTCTGACCATCGAAACCGTAAGCCGTCAGGTCACCGGGCTGCGCCGCGAAGGGGTGATCCGGCTGGAGGGCAATGGCCGCACGATCCTGTGCGACGACTTCCCCGCGCTGCTGGCGCAGGCCGGCGACGATGCGTTTGACGACGCGGACGACCCGTTTTTCCGCTAA
- the ccoN gene encoding cytochrome-c oxidase, cbb3-type subunit I → MFDMLKLVVLAIIMIFAALGANWARDPAYMVHALLIMGISAGLFVWQLRQIPVEDGPAPVAPAPQGYMDGPVRYGVIATAFWGVVGFLVGTYIAFQLAFPALNIEWAQPYANFGRLRPLHTSAVIFAFGGNALIATSFYVVQRTSAARLWGGNAAWFVFWGYQLFIVLAATGYLLGSTQSKEYAEPEWYVDIWLTVVWLVYLAVFFGTILRRRERHIYVANWFYLAFIITVAMLHLINNLSVPVSIWGSKSVQVFAGVQDAMTQWWYGHNAVGFFLTAGFLGMMYYFVPKQAGRPVYSYKLSIIHFWALIFLYIWAGPHHLHYTALPDWAATLGMVFSIILWMPSWGGMINGLMTLQGAWDKIRTDPIIRMFVASLAFYGMSTFEGPMMSIRAVNSLSHYTDWTIGHVHSGALGWNGLITFGALYFLTPRLWGRERMHSVSAINLHFWLATVGIVLYAASMWVSGIMEGLMWREVDANGFLVNSFADTVDAKFVMYVVRGLGGVLYLSGGAVMVWNMWMTIRAPQAHPVTVATPAE, encoded by the coding sequence ATGTTCGATATGCTCAAGTTGGTCGTGCTGGCGATCATCATGATCTTCGCGGCGCTGGGGGCGAACTGGGCGCGCGACCCGGCCTATATGGTGCACGCCCTGCTCATCATGGGGATTTCCGCAGGGCTGTTCGTGTGGCAACTGCGCCAAATCCCGGTCGAAGACGGGCCAGCGCCGGTCGCGCCCGCGCCGCAGGGCTACATGGACGGGCCGGTGCGCTACGGCGTCATCGCCACCGCCTTCTGGGGGGTCGTGGGCTTCCTCGTGGGGACGTATATCGCGTTTCAGCTGGCATTCCCGGCGCTCAACATCGAATGGGCGCAGCCCTACGCCAATTTCGGGCGGCTGCGCCCGCTGCATACCAGCGCCGTGATCTTTGCCTTTGGCGGCAACGCCCTGATCGCCACGTCCTTCTATGTGGTGCAGCGCACCTCCGCCGCGCGGCTCTGGGGCGGGAATGCGGCGTGGTTCGTATTCTGGGGCTATCAGCTGTTCATCGTGCTGGCGGCGACCGGCTATCTGCTGGGTTCCACCCAGTCCAAGGAATACGCCGAGCCGGAATGGTATGTGGATATCTGGCTGACGGTCGTCTGGCTTGTCTATCTGGCGGTGTTCTTTGGCACGATCCTGCGCCGCCGCGAACGGCATATCTATGTGGCGAACTGGTTCTACCTCGCCTTCATCATCACCGTCGCGATGCTGCACCTGATCAACAACCTGTCGGTGCCGGTGTCGATCTGGGGCTCGAAATCGGTGCAGGTCTTTGCCGGTGTGCAGGACGCGATGACCCAGTGGTGGTATGGCCATAACGCCGTCGGCTTTTTCCTGACCGCGGGCTTTCTGGGGATGATGTATTACTTCGTGCCCAAGCAGGCCGGGCGCCCGGTCTATAGCTACAAGCTGTCGATCATCCATTTCTGGGCGCTGATCTTTCTCTATATCTGGGCGGGTCCGCACCATCTGCACTACACCGCGCTGCCCGACTGGGCCGCGACGCTGGGCATGGTGTTTTCGATCATCCTGTGGATGCCCAGCTGGGGCGGTATGATCAACGGGCTGATGACCCTGCAAGGCGCGTGGGACAAGATCCGCACCGATCCGATCATCCGTATGTTCGTGGCGTCGCTGGCCTTCTACGGCATGTCGACCTTCGAAGGCCCGATGATGTCGATCCGCGCGGTCAATTCGCTGTCGCATTACACCGACTGGACGATTGGCCATGTGCATTCCGGGGCGCTGGGCTGGAACGGGCTCATCACCTTTGGCGCGCTCTATTTCCTGACGCCGCGCCTCTGGGGGCGGGAGCGGATGCATTCGGTTTCGGCGATCAACCTGCATTTCTGGCTCGCGACCGTGGGGATCGTTCTCTACGCCGCCTCGATGTGGGTGTCGGGCATCATGGAGGGCCTGATGTGGCGCGAGGTGGATGCCAACGGCTTCCTCGTCAACAGCTTCGCCGACACCGTTGACGCCAAATTCGTGATGTATGTGGTCCGTGGTCTGGGCGGGGTTCTCTACCTCAGCGGCGGCGCGGTCATGGTCTGGAACATGTGGATGACGATCCGCGCCCCGCAGGCGCATCCCGTCACCGTCGCGACGCCAGCGGAGTAA
- a CDS encoding heavy metal translocating P-type ATPase: protein MTLLACPGCVAAAHVADTAADAGSQAADAVYIALPQIRCAACISGVEAVLAALPSVASARVNLSAKRVRVVLSPGHDLSRALDALNEAGYEAHELDAAALRPAGDVEGRSLLARAAVAGFAMMNVMAISVAVWSGAGDATRAMFHWVSAAIALPALAFSAVPFFASAAVALKARRMNMDVPIALAIVLAAATSLYETIADTGAHTWFDAALSLTFFLLVGRYLEHRARASARSAAAELTALELPRATRLTAEGRETVDVAALCPGDRIALAAGARAPVDGTAERAAMIDRSALTGEAAPVAIAQGGAIGAGEVILGAPLTLRVTRRAEDSALRRLAALVEIAETGRHRYSGLADRTARLYAPVVHGLAAAAFVLWWAVTGDLHHAIAVATATLIITCPCALALAIPAVTAAMTGRLFRAGVLLKSPTALERLAEVDCVLFDKTGTLTEGVARLPDLDPAAASVALALAQASDHPASRALAASLAQHAPALLEDLHETPGAGISGLWDGALVCLWRGADGPELHLPDRRIPLPMRETPRPGAAEAIARLRRDGFDVAMLTGDGADRAADLAARLGIERVHADIRPADKAALVHQMAAQGKRVLMVGDGLNDTAALAGAHASLAPATALDAARVASDGVMLAGDLRGVCDTLDLARRARRRIRQNLILAAVYNAVAIPVAVTGLATPLMAAAVMSSSSILVVLNAVRR from the coding sequence ATGACCCTGCTTGCCTGTCCGGGGTGTGTGGCCGCCGCCCATGTCGCGGATACCGCCGCTGACGCCGGATCGCAGGCCGCTGACGCCGTTTATATCGCCCTGCCGCAGATCCGCTGCGCCGCGTGCATCTCGGGGGTGGAGGCGGTGCTGGCGGCGTTGCCCTCCGTCGCCAGCGCGCGCGTCAACCTCAGCGCCAAGCGGGTGCGCGTCGTCCTCAGCCCCGGACATGACCTGAGCCGGGCGCTCGACGCGTTGAACGAGGCGGGCTATGAGGCGCATGAACTGGACGCCGCCGCCCTGCGCCCCGCAGGCGATGTCGAAGGCCGCAGCCTGCTGGCGCGGGCCGCTGTCGCGGGCTTTGCCATGATGAATGTGATGGCCATTTCCGTCGCCGTCTGGTCCGGCGCGGGCGATGCCACGCGGGCGATGTTTCACTGGGTCTCTGCCGCCATCGCGCTGCCGGCGCTGGCCTTTTCTGCGGTGCCGTTCTTTGCCTCCGCCGCTGTCGCGTTGAAGGCGCGGCGCATGAACATGGATGTGCCGATTGCGCTGGCGATCGTGCTGGCGGCGGCGACCTCGCTTTATGAAACCATCGCCGATACCGGCGCGCATACATGGTTCGACGCGGCGCTGTCGCTGACCTTCTTTCTGCTGGTGGGCCGGTATCTGGAGCATCGCGCCCGCGCCTCTGCCCGGTCGGCGGCGGCGGAACTGACCGCGCTCGAACTGCCCCGCGCGACGCGGCTGACGGCTGAAGGGCGCGAAACGGTCGATGTCGCCGCGCTTTGTCCCGGCGACCGGATCGCGCTGGCGGCAGGCGCGCGCGCGCCGGTGGACGGCACCGCCGAACGCGCCGCCATGATCGACCGCTCGGCCCTGACGGGGGAGGCCGCGCCGGTCGCCATCGCCCAAGGCGGCGCGATCGGTGCGGGGGAGGTGATCCTTGGCGCGCCGCTGACCCTGCGTGTGACCCGCCGCGCCGAGGACAGCGCCTTGCGCCGCTTGGCCGCGCTGGTCGAAATCGCCGAAACCGGACGCCATCGCTACAGCGGTCTGGCGGATCGCACCGCGCGGCTCTACGCGCCGGTCGTGCACGGGCTTGCGGCGGCGGCCTTTGTGCTGTGGTGGGCCGTCACGGGCGATCTGCACCACGCCATCGCCGTTGCCACCGCCACGCTCATCATCACCTGTCCCTGCGCGCTGGCGCTTGCCATTCCGGCGGTGACCGCCGCGATGACGGGGCGGCTCTTTCGCGCCGGGGTGCTGCTGAAATCGCCGACGGCGCTGGAACGTCTGGCAGAGGTCGATTGCGTCCTTTTCGATAAGACCGGCACCCTGACCGAAGGCGTGGCGCGGCTGCCGGATCTAGACCCTGCCGCCGCCTCGGTGGCGCTTGCTCTGGCGCAGGCCTCCGATCACCCGGCCTCCCGCGCGCTGGCCGCGTCGCTGGCGCAGCACGCGCCCGCGCTGCTGGAGGATCTGCACGAGACGCCGGGCGCGGGAATCAGCGGCCTGTGGGATGGGGCATTGGTGTGTCTGTGGCGCGGGGCCGACGGGCCGGAGCTGCATCTGCCCGACCGTCGCATCCCGCTGCCCATGCGCGAAACACCGCGTCCGGGCGCGGCCGAGGCCATCGCCCGCCTGCGCCGGGATGGCTTTGACGTCGCAATGCTGACCGGGGATGGGGCGGACCGCGCCGCCGATCTGGCCGCGCGTCTTGGTATCGAGCGGGTCCATGCGGATATCCGCCCCGCGGACAAAGCCGCGCTGGTTCACCAGATGGCCGCGCAGGGCAAGCGTGTGCTGATGGTCGGGGACGGGCTGAATGACACCGCCGCGCTGGCCGGGGCACATGCGTCGCTCGCGCCCGCAACCGCGCTCGACGCCGCGCGGGTGGCGTCGGACGGGGTGATGCTGGCCGGGGATCTGCGCGGGGTCTGTGACACGCTTGATCTGGCCCGCCGGGCGCGCAGGCGCATCCGCCAGAACCTGATCCTTGCGGCGGTCTACAATGCCGTTGCGATCCCGGTCGCGGTCACGGGGCTGGCGACACCGCTGATGGCGGCGGCGGTAATGTCGTCCTCCTCCATTCTGGTCGTTTTGAACGCGGTGCGGCGATGA
- a CDS encoding cbb3-type cytochrome c oxidase subunit 3 yields the protein MDTYSYLRHLADSWALLVLTLIFLGVIGWCFRPGSRALHDDAADVPFRHDRPDTGRADIGRTEGASR from the coding sequence ATGGATACCTATTCCTATCTGCGTCATCTGGCCGACAGCTGGGCGCTGCTGGTTCTGACCCTGATCTTTCTGGGCGTCATCGGCTGGTGCTTCAGGCCCGGATCGCGCGCGTTGCACGACGACGCCGCAGACGTGCCCTTCCGCCACGACCGTCCTGATACTGGCCGCGCCGATATTGGCCGCACAGAGGGAGCTTCCCGATGA
- a CDS encoding NAD(P)-dependent oxidoreductase, translated as MTPTPLIWITEQIHPDAVEMLRARAEIILPGEDATPHHDRITGIVVRAAPIDADLIARLPALRVVGKHGVGTDNIDQPALSARDIALHTAAGANAESVADLALTLALMLARAPDIASDALKRGTPRPNVDMTGYELSELPCGILGMGVIGRAVARRLAGFGAQVSGYDPMLPDAEWPDSVARRASVDAVLEDTRMLFLHLPLTPDTRHMLDLTRLRQMPQGSFLVNCARGGIVDEAALAQALNEGHLAGAATDVFEREPPAPDLPLLHAPRIIGLTHLGAQTHAALRRTGTLIATKVLTELGV; from the coding sequence ATGACCCCGACGCCGCTGATCTGGATCACCGAACAGATCCATCCTGACGCCGTAGAGATGCTGCGCGCGCGGGCAGAGATCATCCTGCCCGGTGAGGATGCGACCCCGCATCATGATCGCATCACCGGCATCGTCGTGCGGGCCGCGCCCATCGACGCCGATCTGATCGCCCGCCTGCCTGCGCTGCGCGTGGTCGGCAAACATGGCGTGGGCACCGACAATATCGACCAGCCCGCCCTCAGCGCCCGCGACATCGCCCTGCACACCGCCGCGGGCGCCAATGCCGAAAGCGTCGCGGATCTGGCCCTGACGCTGGCGCTGATGCTGGCGCGTGCGCCCGACATCGCCTCGGACGCGCTCAAGCGCGGCACGCCGCGTCCCAATGTGGACATGACCGGGTATGAGCTGTCGGAACTGCCTTGCGGCATCCTTGGCATGGGCGTGATCGGTCGGGCGGTGGCACGGCGGCTTGCCGGGTTCGGCGCGCAGGTCTCGGGCTATGACCCGATGCTGCCGGACGCCGAGTGGCCCGACAGCGTCGCGCGCCGCGCCAGCGTAGATGCGGTGCTGGAAGACACGCGGATGCTATTTTTGCACCTGCCCCTGACCCCGGACACCCGTCACATGCTCGACCTGACGCGCTTGCGCCAGATGCCGCAGGGCAGCTTTCTGGTGAACTGCGCCCGCGGCGGCATCGTGGACGAGGCCGCATTGGCGCAGGCGCTCAACGAGGGTCATCTGGCAGGCGCGGCCACCGATGTGTTCGAACGCGAACCCCCGGCGCCCGACCTGCCTCTGCTGCACGCGCCCCGGATCATCGGCCTGACCCATCTGGGCGCCCAGACCCACGCCGCCCTGCGCCGCACCGGCACGCTGATCGCTACCAAGGTTCTGACCGAACTGGGGGTGTGA
- the ccoS gene encoding cbb3-type cytochrome oxidase assembly protein CcoS, which produces MNILVVLIPVSVCLGAAGLAACLWTLRHGQYDDLDGDAARILLDDADAPPPRPLTKP; this is translated from the coding sequence ATGAATATCCTTGTGGTTCTGATCCCGGTTTCGGTCTGTCTGGGCGCGGCTGGTCTGGCGGCATGTCTGTGGACATTGCGCCACGGCCAATATGACGACCTCGACGGGGACGCGGCGCGGATCCTGCTGGACGACGCCGATGCTCCCCCGCCCCGACCGCTGACCAAACCGTAA
- a CDS encoding FixH family protein — protein MRVMQTQAERGLTGWHVLAMFVTGFSIIIAVNITLAINAVRTFPGKETESSYVASQHFDSDRAAQEALGWTVQADLSPSALRLSVRDAAQAVVKPQIVAATLGRATTVADDMTPAFDWTDGAWIAPVTAGPGNWNLRIEMLAADGTLFRRRIALRVVQ, from the coding sequence ATGCGCGTCATGCAAACGCAGGCTGAACGCGGCCTGACCGGCTGGCATGTGCTGGCCATGTTCGTCACCGGATTTTCGATCATCATCGCGGTGAACATCACGCTTGCGATCAACGCGGTGCGCACCTTCCCCGGTAAGGAAACGGAGTCGAGCTATGTCGCCTCGCAGCATTTCGACAGCGACCGCGCGGCGCAGGAGGCGCTGGGCTGGACGGTGCAGGCCGATCTGAGCCCAAGCGCCCTGCGCCTGAGCGTGCGGGATGCGGCGCAGGCCGTGGTCAAACCGCAGATCGTGGCCGCCACGCTGGGCCGCGCCACCACGGTTGCCGATGATATGACCCCCGCCTTCGACTGGACCGATGGGGCATGGATCGCCCCGGTCACCGCCGGGCCCGGCAACTGGAACCTGCGGATCGAAATGCTGGCCGCCGATGGCACCCTATTTCGCCGCCGCATCGCGTTGCGGGTGGTGCAATGA
- a CDS encoding GntR family transcriptional regulator, with protein sequence MNATETVYTAIRRRLLTSHYDPGTQLKEEALAGEFNVSRTPIRAAISRLVSEGLLTLGEKRGAIVTPWHVENTAEVFRLRILLEGYAATLCAQHASDAQITRMEQICTEMEQAHIDKRPDWIKAMDRGNREFHQMFYEGAGSPHLRLSGRHLLEVPMVIGGFYIYDDDDIAESLRHHREIAKAIRLGNGEWARSMVSCHLNAAMERFRRRSAARD encoded by the coding sequence ATGAACGCGACCGAAACCGTTTACACCGCGATCCGCCGCAGGCTGCTGACCAGCCATTATGATCCCGGCACCCAGCTGAAGGAAGAGGCGCTGGCCGGCGAATTCAACGTCAGCCGCACCCCGATCCGCGCCGCGATCAGCCGCTTGGTGTCCGAAGGGTTGCTGACGCTGGGCGAAAAGCGCGGCGCCATCGTGACCCCGTGGCATGTGGAGAACACCGCCGAGGTGTTTCGCCTGCGCATCCTGCTGGAGGGCTACGCGGCGACGCTGTGCGCGCAACATGCCAGCGACGCGCAGATCACCCGGATGGAGCAGATCTGCACCGAAATGGAACAGGCCCATATCGACAAGCGCCCGGACTGGATCAAGGCAATGGACCGGGGCAATCGCGAGTTTCATCAGATGTTCTACGAGGGCGCGGGCAGCCCGCATTTGCGGCTTTCGGGGCGGCATCTGCTGGAGGTGCCGATGGTGATCGGTGGCTTCTACATCTACGACGACGACGACATCGCAGAAAGCCTGCGCCACCACCGCGAGATCGCCAAGGCGATCCGGCTGGGCAATGGCGAATGGGCACGGTCGATGGTGTCGTGCCATCTGAATGCGGCGATGGAGCGGTTTCGCCGCCGCTCCGCCGCCCGGGACTAG